The proteins below come from a single Triticum aestivum cultivar Chinese Spring chromosome 5D, IWGSC CS RefSeq v2.1, whole genome shotgun sequence genomic window:
- the LOC123125738 gene encoding BTB/POZ and MATH domain-containing protein 2: MHKLVFHLAPRMAKHCKISVAMVADEESVQRSYTRSCILKVDGYSRAKALLKNDEYLTSPPFSVGGHDWAVTYYPNGSELCPDYISIFLHLRSARAEDVKANFTFSLLDENGEPVPSYTRNHGTHTFSRKAPNWGNHNLMKKAKLERSEHLRDDCLTIRCDVTVMKEILGEEETRASPHDLHQHLGDLLKSKDAADLTFQVGGEIFPAHRCVLAARSSVFKAELLGAMEESSSSAIKIYDMEPDVFKALLHFIYTDKVSPVIDVAMASHLLVAADRYNIGSLKQICEEKLCCHIDSNMVATSLAIAEQHGFPRLKEACLLFLASPPNLEAMMTSNGYEHLKSSCPSVLKEIIAQILPAEWNAAKDIIMSI; encoded by the coding sequence ATGCATAAGCTTGTCTTCCATCTTGCTCCAAGAATGGCGAAGCATTGCAAGATTTCTGTTGCCATGGTAGCTGATGAAGAATCTGTGCAGAGGTCATATACACGGTCGTGCATTCTCAAGGTAGATGGATACTCAAGAGCCAAGGCGCTACTCAAGAACGACGAGTACCTGACTTCTCCACCTTTCAGTGTTGGAGGCCACGACTGGGCCGTGACCTACTACCCAAATGGTAGCGAGCTTTGTCCTGATTACATATCTATTTTTCTACATCTTCGATCCGCCCGTGCCGAAGATGTGAAGGCGAATTTCACGTTCAGTCTACTAGACGAGAACGGAGAACCGGTGCCTTCATACACCCGTAACCATGGTACACATACATTCTCAAGGAAAGCTCCAAACTGGGGCAACCATAACCTGATGAAGAAAGCCAAGCTGGAAAGATCGGAGCATCTCAGAGATGATTGTCTGACCATCAGATGTGATGTCACCGTCATGAAGGAGATCCTCGGCGAAGAAGAAACAAGGGCTTCTCCACACGACTTGCACCAGCATCTCGGTGATCTCCTCAAGAGCAAAGATGCAGCAGACCTAACATTTCAAGTAGGCGGGGAGATATTCCCCGCTCATAGGTGTGTCCTCGCCGCTCGGTCATCTGTCTTCAAGGCGGAGCTCCTCGGCGCCATGGAGGAGAGTTCCAGTAGTGCtatcaaaatatatgacatggAACCTGACGTGTTCAAGGCCTTGCTCCATTTCATATACACCGACAAAGTTTCTCCTGTGATTGATGTGGCGATGGCCAGTCATCTACTCGTAGCGGCTGATAGGTACAACATCGGCAGCCTGAAGCAGATCTGTGAGGAGAAACTGTGTTGTCATATTGATTCAAACATGGTGGCAACCAGTTTGGCTATAGCTGAGCAGCATGGTTTCCCTCGTCTCAAAGAAGCTTGTTTACTGTTCCTTGCTTCGCCACCCAATTTGGAGGCGATGATGACAAGCAACGGTTATGAGCATCTTAAGTCCAGCTGCCCGTCTGTTCTCAAGGAGATCATAGCTCAAATACTCCCGGCTGAATGGAACGCAGCAAAGGATATTATCATGTCAATTTAG
- the LOC123123172 gene encoding folate-biopterin transporter 1, chloroplastic, with the protein MQMVAFSSFLLPPPSPPLPSPAAAAASASTSSSSYPVATHRGRRPREPRCRCGRSPEITPATTTSSGSGDRGPCEEEDASAPPPLPVELDSAAATSADSLTGSATPRYQATSTKGDTRNGDFEKWENNQRGTDGLSSSKSKSAYSKAFGVDLSPDNVAVATVYFVQGVLGLSRLAVSFYLKDDLQLDPAETAVITGFSALPWLVKPLYGFISDSVPLFGYRRRSYLILSGLLGAISWSLMATVVDDKYSAALSIILGSLAVAFSDVVVDSMVVERARGESQSTSGSLQSLCWGSSAFGAIVSAYFSGSLVDTYGVRFVFGVTAFLPLMTSAVAVLVNEQRLCSEERSISLPSSGLIESSKQQIRQIWTAVKQPNIFLPTLFIFLWQATPQSDSAMFYFVTNKIGFTPEFLGRVTLVTSVASLLGVGIYNSFLKAVPLRKIFFVTTILGSVLGMTQVLLVTGLNRKLGISDEWFSIGDSLILTVLGQASFMPVLVLAARLCPLGVEATLFATLMSISNAGSVAGGLVGAGLTQFLGVTKDNFDNLALLIVICNLSSLLPLPLLGLLPDGSPDADNGQTKVD; encoded by the exons ATGCAGATGGTGGCCTTCAGCAGCTTCCTGCTCCCCCCGCCGTCGCCTCCGCTGCCCAgccccgccgcagccgccgcctccgcctccacctcctcgtcctcgtACCCAGTGGCCACGCACCGCGGCCGCCGCCCGCGGGAACCTCGCTGCCGCTGCGGCCGCTCGCCGGAGATaacccccgccaccaccaccagcagcggctccggcgaccGCGGCCCGTGCGAAGAGGAGGACGCCTCCGCCCCGCCTCCCCTCCCCGTCGAACTCGACAGCGCCGCCGCCACATCCGCGGACAGCCTAACCG GAAGTGCGACGCCAAGATATCAGGCAACTTCGACTAAAGGGGACACTAGGAATGGAGATTTTGAAAAATGGGAAAACAATCAACGCGGGACAGATGGTTTATCCAGTAGCAAGTCCAAGTCAGCTTACTCCAAAGCATTTGGGGTGGATTTGTCCCCTGATAACGTGGCTGTTGCCACTGTTTATTTTGTGCAAGGAGTTTTAGGTCTTTCCAGACTAGCTGTCAGCTTTTACTTAAAAGATGATCTTCAGCTTGATCCGGCAGAg ACTGCAGTTATAACTGGTTTCTCAGCTTTGCCGTGGTTGGTCAAGCCTCTTTATGGTTTTATCAG TGATTCCGTCCCCCTCTTTGGATATCGAAGAAGGTCATACCTCATTCTATCAGGACTCCTAGGAGCAATTTCATGGAGCTTGATGGCAACAGTTGTGGATGATAAGTACAGTGCAGCGCTCTCTATTATTCTTGGATCTCTTGCAGTTGCCTTCTCTGATGTT GTGGTTGATTCTATGGTCGTTGAGAGAGCTCGGGGTGAGTCACAGAGTACATCTGGATCTCTCCAGTCACTATGTTGGGGATCCTCAGCCTTTGGGGCAATTGTGAGCGCATACTTCAGCGGTTCTCTAGTGGATACTTATGGTGTAAG ATTTGTTTTTGGTGTTACGGCATTTTTACCCCTGATGACATCTGCTGTTGCAGTTCTTGTAAATGAACAGCGTTTGTGTTCTGAGGAACGTTCCATCTCACTTCCAAGTTCAGGATTGATTGAAAGCTCTAAGCAGCAGATCAGGCAGATTTGGACTGCTGTAAAGCAACCGAACATTTTCTTGCCTACTTTGTTCATATTCCTTTGGCAAGCAACACCACAGTCGGATTCTGCCATGTTTTATTTCGT CACAAACAAGATTGGATTCACTCCAGAGTTTCTAGGGCGTGTCACACTCGTTACATCTGTTGCATCCTTGCTGGGCGTCGGAATATATAATTCGTTCCTGAAGGCAGTTCCACTAAGAAAAATCTTTTTTGTGACAACAATTTTAGGTTCTGTCCTTGGAATGACACAG GTTCTGCTTGTCACTGGGCTCAATAGGAAGCTGGGGATAAGTGATGAATGGTTCTCCATTGGGGATTCCTTGATCCTCACAGTCCTTGGTCAG GCTTCCTTCATGCCTGTGTTGGTGTTGGCCGCGAGGTTGTGTCCCCTGGGAGTGGAAGCGACGTTGTTCGCCACTCTGATGTCCATTTCGAACGCGGGAAGTGTCGCTGGTGGTCTGGTGGGCGCGGGCCTAACCCAGTTTCTGGGTGTCACAAAGGACAACTTCGACAATCTGGCTCTGCTGATCGTGATCTGCAACCTCAGCTCCCTGCTGCCTCTGCCTCTCCTGGGCCTCCTTCCAGATGGATCACCGGATGCTGATAATGGGCAAACTAAAGTTGATTGA
- the LOC123125739 gene encoding GDSL esterase/lipase At5g03610-like produces the protein MNLPAIACALLLLLHLNFSPVKSSPPQGLGKGRHPPGKGDHHGHNGHSGDDGHQHDHSDDYNGYSFYVFGDSFADNGNLVKMNPRSELNRQWRYPYGLSGRFSNSLVQSDLIAYMLRQKKSPPAHRLTRKVGRAGLNFAVGGSGVFDVPGTQTLARQIHTFHKLVKDGDIDQDRLASKSVALVAVSGNDYARLPADTKSFAEVEDFAKKVTAEIAFNVRRLQDIGVEKVLVNNLHPFRCSPAQTRPYNHTRCNERRNLAATLHNHHLADELAGMEDVLLVDLNAAFSNVVRHYNDDGDGDIIPNLFREKLAPCCESTDPKGYCGQVDTDKLEPLYKVCDNPNYFFFWDEMNPTMVGWQAVMGPLDYPIRKFLGLIR, from the exons ATGAATCTCCCGGCAATCGCCTGCGCCCTCCTCCTACTTCTCCATCTCAATT TTTCTCCCGTCAAGTCGTCCCCGCCGCAAGGGCTTGGGAAGGGACGCCACCCGCCCGGAAAGGGGGACCACCACGGCCATAACGGGCACAGCGGCGACGACGGGCACCAGCACGACCACTCCGACGACTACAACGGGTACAGCTTCTACGTCTTCGGCGACTCCTTCGCCGACAACGGCAACCTCGTCAAGATGAACCCAAGATCCGAGCTGAATCGCCAGTGGCGCTATCCCTATGGCTTATCCGGCCGCTTCTCCAACAGCTTGGTTCAGTCCGACTTGATCG CCTACATGCTACGGCAGAAAAAGTCCCCTCCGGCGCACAGGCTCACTCGCAAGGTCGGCCGCGCCGGCTTGAACTTCGCCGTCGGCGGCTCCGGCGTGTTCGACGTGCCGGGCACCCAGACGCTCGCCAGGCAGATCCACACCTTCCACAAGCTCGTCAAGGACGGAGACATCGACCAAGACCGCCTCGCGTCAAAATCCGTCGCGCTCGTCGCCGTCTCCGGCAACGACTACGCCCGCCTCCCCGCCGACACCAAGAGCTTCGCCGAGGTGGAGGATTTCGCCAAGAAGGTGACGGCCGAGATCGCGTTCAACGTGCGCCGCCTGCAGGACATCGGCGTGGAGAAGGTGCTCGTCAACAACCTCCACCCTTTCCGCTGCTCGCCGGCCCAGACCAGGCCGTACAACCACACCCGCTGCAACGAGCGGCGCAACCTGGCCGCCACGCTCCACAACCACCACCTCGCCGACGAGCTGGCCGGCATGGAGGACGTGCTGCTGGTCGACCTCAACGCCGCCTTCAGCAACGTCGTCCGGCACTACaacgacgacggggacggcgacatCATTCCCAATCTCTTCAGGGAGAAGCTGGCGCCGTGCTGCGAGAGCACCGACCCCAAGGGGTACTGCGGGCAGGTCGACACGGACAAGTTGGAGCCCCTCTACAAGGTGTGCGACAACCCCAACTATTTCTTCTTCTGGGACGAGATGAACCCGACCATGGTCGGGTGGCAGGCCGTCATGGGCCCGCTCGACTACCCCATCAGGAAGTTCTTAGGGCTCATTAGGTAA
- the LOC123123174 gene encoding uncharacterized protein yields MRLSHCETYCASPLCYIPCLPKSKDAPPPAAAADAVSAAPCPVEDKPPQVQKFEAVAPAAADKDEDDKDHKEHEDGEKTAPPMPLPKSNLKKANCGEDGACAPKGNVKWLDLLGKDLTEVKEFEPSESGDSMDDEGISTCVCVIQ; encoded by the exons ATGAGGCTCTCGCACTGTGAGACCTACTGCGCCTCCCCCCTCTGCTACATCCCGTGCCTCCCCAAATCCAAAGATgcaccaccacccgccgccgccgccgacgccgtctCCGCGGCCCCCTGCCCGGTCGAGGACAAGCCGCCTCAGGTCCAGAAGTTTGAGGCCGTCGCGCCGGCGGCGgccgacaaggatgaagacgacaaGGACCACAAGGAGCACGAGGACGGCGAGAAGACGGCGCCGCCGATGCCACTACCCAAGAGCAACCTCAAGAAGGCCAATTGCGGCGAGGACGGCGCCTGCGCCCCCAAGGGCAATGTGAAGTGGCTTGATTTGCTGGGGAAGGATCTCACCGAGGTCAAGGAGTTCGAGCCAAG CGAATCCGGAGACTCGATGGACGACGAAGGCATCTCGACGTGCGTGTGCGTCATCCAATGA
- the LOC123123173 gene encoding queuine tRNA-ribosyltransferase accessory subunit 2, giving the protein MRFAVTKVCASGAKARAGLLQIGSSGVETPALLLSTRKGLPAFMSPDLLSSLPLPDSLLLNVCPTHFIEVPPSKTISNIGGLHRMLGLPDHILVAAAGESTECLPSSDATNKFGASFETPAGRKLVKPSDYMELISCLQPNLWASLADEVPAWVNEKRNKTSVERTLRWLDACIALDAASGRNSLGVVVGGSSIEQRKLCATEVSKRNVSGFWIGGFGLGESVEERCSLLNAVTDCLPLEKPRIVSRLGLPEEVLEGVASGIDLFDSTYIYQLTMGGFALIFPIDMVEREMQNGVFDSSAGDSAKINLRATTYRKDMSRIVDGCTCFTCQNHTRAYLNHLINVHEMLAQILLEIHNTHHYLRFFRSIREAIKAGEFDIFWKQFVENRRSQIAAAAM; this is encoded by the exons ATGCGGTTTGCGGTGACAAAAGTGTGCGCTAGTGGGGCAAAGGCTCGCGCGGGGTTGCTCCAGATTGGAAGCAGCGGTGTTGAGACGCCAGCGCTGCTTTTGTCCACACGCAAGGGGCTGCCGGCGTTTATGTCTCCTGACCTGCTTTCCTCCCTCCCCCTTCCAGACTCCCTCCTCCTCAATGTCTGCCCAACCCACTT TATAGAGGTTCCTCCATCAAAAACCATATCTAATATTGGTGGTTTGCATCGTATGCTGGGTCTGCCTGATCATATCCTCGTAGCCGCGGCTGGTGAGTCTACCGAGTGTTTACCATCAAGTGACGCCACCAATAAATTTGGTGCATCTTTTGAAACACCTGCGGGTCGTAAACTG GTTAAACCATCAGACTATATGGAGTTGATTTCCTGCTTGCAACCTAATTTGTGGGCAAGCTTGGCAGATGAGGTTCCAGCCTGGGTTAATGAGAAACGGAACAAAACATCTGTTGAGCGAACACTACGCTGGCTTGATGCATGTATTGCTTTGGATGCG GCTTCTGGGAGGAACTCTTTAGGTGTAGTTGTTGGGGGATCTAGTATAGAACAACGAAAACTGTGTGCCACTGAAGTATCGAAGAGGAATGTATCAG GCttttggattggagggtttggcCTTGGAGAGAGTGTGGAAGAACGTTGCAGTTTACTCAATGCAGTAACA GATTGTTTGCCATTGGAGAAACCTCGGATTGTCTCTAGGCTTGGTCTTCCAG AGGAGGTCTTGGAGGGTGTAGCTTCTGGCATCGACCTTTTTGACTCCAC GTACATTTACCAACTTACTATGGGTGGTTTTGCACTGATCTTCCCCATTGACATGGTTGAAAGAGAGATGCAGAATGGTGTATTCGACAGTAGTGCTGGAGATTCTGCAAAGATTAACCTGCGTGCAACAACATATCG GAAAGACATGTCACGGATAGTCGATGGCTGTACCTGCTTCACGTGCCAGAATCACACCCGTGCTTACCTGAATCATCTGATCAACGTCCATGAGATGCTGGCTCAGATTCTACTGGAGAT ACACAACACCCATCACTATCTCCGGTTCTTCCGATCGATACGGGAGGCGATCAAGGCCGGAGAGTTTGACATCTTCTGGAAGCAGTTTGTTGAGAACAGGCGCTCCCAGATTGCTGCTGCTGCGATGTAG
- the LOC123125740 gene encoding uncharacterized protein, translated as MSVLCTRDRDYWMTKSKIIFDVFVEEMAQQRVMRQFGLLQLELPPPIENPVPAHIHRTTRKGMNRTTADWLVRLEPYVIEWETANTNLWHENHNFDLDEFNLYLRRYMTGTRLRIVEYSHPEKLPDPTPSDMYPSYDTSGSRQYAATLTRELYDDVTTFGRSLSSGPLLQHRPVVQPFLERIQNKIRTVYEAITCTRRTDVVQHEQEQPRHSMQ; from the exons ATgtctgtgctatgcacaagggaccgagattactggatgacaaaatcgaagatcatcttcgatgtcttcgtcgaggagatggcacaacagagggttatgaggcaatttggtcttctgcagttggagctacctccccctatagagaacccggtgccagcacacatccacag gacgacaaggaagggcatgaacaggacaactgctgactggctagttagactagagccgtatgttatagaatgggagacagcaaacacaaatctatggcacgagaatcacaatttcgatctcgatgaattcaatctctatttgcggcgctacatgaccggaacacggttacGCATTGTTGAGTACTCCCACCCAGAGAAGTTACCGGATCCTACTCCgtcggatatgtacccgagctatgatacttcgggctctaggcagtacgcg gctaccttgacacgcgaactgtacgacgacgtgaccacctttggacgatcactatcgtctggacctcttcttcaACATCGTCCAGTGGTACAGCCCTTCTTGGAAAGAATTCAGAATAAGATACGGACTgtgtacgaggctatcacgtgcacccggagaaccgatgttgttcagcacgagcaggagcagccgcgtcactccatgcaatga